GTTCAGGACGACATACCTTATCGGTTTCGGTAGATGTACTTCCTGTAGCGTAATTGAAAGTACAAAAGTAGTGTATAAACTTCTAGTCTGAATTTGGATTGCTATGACTAGTTTTGATATAAATCTTTGTTAATTATCTATTAGCCAGCGAACTGAATTGGTTTTCTAGCTAATAGATAATCTCATTACTATACTTGCACCGAGTCGTAAACAATGACTTTTTCCCAAAGGTGCGAGTAGTCTTCTACAAATTTTAGGTGAATAGGGTGTTTTTGATAGACTTCTTCTTCTTCCAAATTATCAAAAAACAGCATCCATGATACAGCATATCCACGCTCAATTACACTTCTATTGGTACTTGCTGGAACGCCAATGTGGTGGAATCGGATAGTTGGTACTTTCGACAAAGCTGTTAATCCTTCAATAAGCTTATTTTTATCGGCTTCGCTAGAAGGATTTTTAAGCCAAAAATACACATGATGGATAAAAATTTTCTTGGCCGTATTGGCTAGCGATGGAGTGGCCACGGCAGTAGCTGCTGTAGCTACAACTGCCTGAGTTAAGAATGAACGTCTTCTAACTTTTTTCATAAAAGGGGTGATTTTGAGTTATGGTATTGGATTTTTTAGCTCAAAGTCATACAAACTCCTAGAATAATTGTTCGTATTGCTTTGGTAAAGCTTTGAGTGGTTTGATACGAATATCACGGTAAAAAACTTCAGCAGCTTCGCTTTGTAATTGTATTTTTCCACTAGTCATAGGTATTTCTTTGCCATCGGGCTGTATATAGCGTGAATTTTTTAAGACCATCACCACACGACCATTAACAATATGCAAGCTTTTTCCTTCAAAACAAATGAGCTCTAGGGTATTCCAATCGTTGTTAGGTTTTTCATAATTGGCCGAACGAACACAGTAATAATCGCCACCAGTTTTGAATGGTGCAAAGGGTTGTGTTTGGTCGGCAACACGATTCATAATACCTTCCGACTGGAAAGAACGTATATCGATAGCCGAGTTGGCTTGACACCAAAAATCACCAGTATGTCCTTCCATAATCTGAAACTCCTGTGAGAGCATCCACGCACGCCAGTATTCTACCCCAGCGTCTCCGTTAGAATGGTAAAGAACTCCCGAATCACGAAGTTTATCTTTGCGAGGTTCATATTTGGCTGTACCCCATTTTACTTGAAGCTTCAGATGATAGTTTTCGTATGATTTGCTGGTAAATAAACAGCCGTAGATTTCGCCGCTTACTCGTAATACAGGCCCAGAGGGGTCGTTGATTACAGAAAAAACATGCGTATCGTCTTTGTTATAACCAATAGGGCTAATGGGTTTTCCTGTACTATCTTTCGGTATATTTCCATTATAGTTTGATTTATGGCGATAACTCAAATAGCGTTCCCATTGGCTAAGATTTTGATCTAGCAAAGGTATCCATTCGTCAGGCTGACGCATAGATGATAGTAACAAAAAGGGCATTAAAATAACAAAATACAAGTATATTCGTTTCATGAAGGTATTATTAGAGATGAGATAGATAGATTATAGTATCACAAAACTAATTGATAGGTTGAACTTGTTAATGGTAAAAATCCATTATATCTTGGTATATATATGGTATAATAGCGTATTTATCTAGTCAATATATTTTTTAGGTTTATGAAACGATACATTTTGCATACACCCTTCAATATTTACCATTTTGAAGCCACCCAATGGCCACATTCGGTTCATAAGCATACCTATTTTGAAATCATTTTTATTTTGCGGGGCAATGGTATTCATAATATCAACGGTAATGCCTTTGAATATACCGAAGGCGATGTATTTCTGTTGGGGCCAGAAGATTACCATAATTTTGAAATCAATCTACAAACCGAGTTTTGTTTTATTCGGTTTAATGATTTTTTCAATAAACAGCAGCTTGCAGAAAAAAACAACTCGTGGGTGGCCATCATGGATACCTTGCTTTATACCTCATCACAAAGTCGTGGGTCAATAGTCCATGACAAGCAAGAAAAGCAAAAGTTGCATCATCTTTTGGCTGTGTTGGAAGAAGAATATGAGCATCAGTCGCCCTATTTTGAAATCATAAGAGATAACCTGATGCGAAGCATTATGATGATTCTTGCTCGAAACCTTTTGGGGCAAACACCTACAAAAACTGTTCCTAGAGATTCGGTTGAGGCTATTTTGAGGTATATCAAGCAGCATATTTATGAGCCTCCTAAGCTAAGTATCGAACACCTGGCCGAGGTGTTTCATTATTCGCCAGCTTACGTTAGCCTTTTCTTTAAAAGACACACAGGCGAATCCTTGAAGCAGTATATTACCCAACACAAAATCAAACTTATTGAAGCTCGTTTGTTGTATAGCCAACTTAGCTTGACCGAAATAGCCGATGAGTTTGGCTTTACTGATGAAAGTCATTTTTGTAAACAGTTTAAAAAATATACTGGAACAACCCCCACAGCTTTTAGAAAAATGGAATAAGAAAATAGATGGCGAAAAATAGCAAAAATACCCGCTGTGTACAAGAAGTATGAATAGCGGGCTTAAATAGATAACAGAGGCTTCAGAATGAAATAGGCTAAGTTAGTGAGGTACAAAGAAAAGTTAGGCTATAACCACCTATGGTTGGTCGCTTTAAGCTTTGTACCTCTTTCCCTAGTTTAGAGGCTAATGATTTTTGTTGTAATGGGTTAATAGCCAGGGTTTTGTTGTAATACAGCGTCTTTGTTGAGTTGTATTTCGGTAAGAGGAATAGGCAATAATAAATGTGTATTGCTAAGTCCTTTAACAGGATTTACAGCACTATTTGCATTCAGGCGATTGACACGACTTACCAGCGTTTTGGTACGCATCAAGGTCATTCGGCGGTTTTCTTCACCAATTAACTCTCTGGCTCTTTCATCCAAGATAAAATCGAGCGAAACATCAGAAGCCTCAATTTTGCCCACATTAGGATAGCTTGGAAATGCTCTTGCACGTAGGACATTCAGGGTATTGGCGGCATCTTGTAATTTTCCTTGTTTGAATTGAGCTTCGGCCAACAACAGATAGGTTTCGCCTAAACGCATCAAAATAAAATCTTTAATCATCGCAAATCCAAAGGTATCGTTAGGGTCAAACTGGTACCATTTGGTGGTATGTGGAGCTAAATTGAACAGTGTATCGCTACCAGCATAGGGTACAGGCTTACCATATAAGGC
The Flectobacillus major DSM 103 DNA segment above includes these coding regions:
- a CDS encoding Dabb family protein, which produces MKKVRRRSFLTQAVVATAATAVATPSLANTAKKIFIHHVYFWLKNPSSEADKNKLIEGLTALSKVPTIRFHHIGVPASTNRSVIERGYAVSWMLFFDNLEEEEVYQKHPIHLKFVEDYSHLWEKVIVYDSVQV
- a CDS encoding 3-keto-disaccharide hydrolase, translating into MKRIYLYFVILMPFLLLSSMRQPDEWIPLLDQNLSQWERYLSYRHKSNYNGNIPKDSTGKPISPIGYNKDDTHVFSVINDPSGPVLRVSGEIYGCLFTSKSYENYHLKLQVKWGTAKYEPRKDKLRDSGVLYHSNGDAGVEYWRAWMLSQEFQIMEGHTGDFWCQANSAIDIRSFQSEGIMNRVADQTQPFAPFKTGGDYYCVRSANYEKPNNDWNTLELICFEGKSLHIVNGRVVMVLKNSRYIQPDGKEIPMTSGKIQLQSEAAEVFYRDIRIKPLKALPKQYEQLF
- a CDS encoding helix-turn-helix domain-containing protein, with product MKRYILHTPFNIYHFEATQWPHSVHKHTYFEIIFILRGNGIHNINGNAFEYTEGDVFLLGPEDYHNFEINLQTEFCFIRFNDFFNKQQLAEKNNSWVAIMDTLLYTSSQSRGSIVHDKQEKQKLHHLLAVLEEEYEHQSPYFEIIRDNLMRSIMMILARNLLGQTPTKTVPRDSVEAILRYIKQHIYEPPKLSIEHLAEVFHYSPAYVSLFFKRHTGESLKQYITQHKIKLIEARLLYSQLSLTEIADEFGFTDESHFCKQFKKYTGTTPTAFRKME